In Sporosarcina psychrophila, a genomic segment contains:
- a CDS encoding class I SAM-dependent rRNA methyltransferase — protein MTKTIDLQVNARNIKDFKKGYPLILKDAIINSGVLATEAEGTIVRLVDKDRRFVAKGYYGLQNKGLGWVLTRKEEEVIDFDFFESRIAAAFARREALFADAYTTAFRVFNGEGDGIGGLTIDYFDGYFMVSWYSEGIYSLKHHVYSVFDKIIDYKGIYEKKRFDTKGGYIEQDDFVKGEQGDFPIIVKENGMNFAVNLNDGAMTGIFLDQRDMRKAVRDKYSEGRNVLNTFSYTGAFSVAALLGGAVKTTNVDLAKRSNAKTIEQFSVNAIDYEQQDIKVMDVFDYFRYAKRNDLKFDLIILDPPSFARTKKYTFSTAQDYPALLMDAIAITEKNGIIVASTNNASFGMKKFKTFIEQAFEEAGSRYKILEESTLPKDFRTNRDYPEFNYLKVVIVQKTK, from the coding sequence ATGACAAAAACAATCGATTTACAAGTAAATGCAAGAAATATTAAAGATTTCAAAAAAGGCTATCCGTTGATTTTAAAAGATGCGATTATTAATTCTGGCGTGCTTGCAACGGAAGCGGAAGGAACGATTGTACGATTAGTGGATAAAGATCGTCGCTTTGTTGCGAAAGGCTATTACGGCTTGCAAAACAAAGGTCTTGGCTGGGTACTGACGAGGAAAGAGGAAGAAGTAATCGACTTTGACTTCTTCGAATCAAGAATCGCCGCAGCATTTGCGAGACGTGAAGCTTTATTTGCGGATGCCTACACGACAGCGTTCCGCGTGTTCAATGGTGAAGGCGATGGCATCGGCGGACTGACAATTGATTATTTTGACGGCTATTTTATGGTGAGTTGGTATAGCGAAGGGATTTATTCGCTGAAGCATCATGTCTACAGCGTCTTTGATAAAATCATTGATTACAAAGGTATTTATGAGAAGAAACGCTTTGACACAAAAGGCGGATACATCGAACAGGATGATTTCGTTAAAGGGGAGCAAGGTGATTTCCCAATTATCGTCAAAGAGAATGGCATGAATTTCGCAGTCAATTTGAATGACGGCGCAATGACTGGGATTTTCCTTGACCAGCGTGATATGCGTAAAGCGGTTCGCGATAAGTATTCTGAGGGTAGAAATGTGTTGAACACATTCTCGTATACGGGCGCATTTTCTGTTGCGGCACTACTCGGCGGCGCAGTTAAGACGACAAACGTTGACTTGGCGAAGCGTAGCAATGCGAAAACAATCGAGCAGTTCAGTGTGAATGCTATAGATTATGAACAGCAGGATATCAAAGTGATGGATGTCTTCGACTACTTCCGCTATGCAAAACGGAATGATTTGAAATTCGATCTAATCATCCTTGACCCGCCTAGTTTTGCTCGTACTAAAAAGTATACGTTCAGTACAGCGCAGGATTATCCGGCACTTCTTATGGATGCAATTGCGATTACTGAGAAAAACGGCATCATTGTTGCATCGACAAATAATGCGAGTTTCGGAATGAAGAAATTCAAAACGTTCATCGAGCAGGCCTTCGAAGAAGCAGGATCTAGGTATAAAATTCTTGAGGAATCAACATTGCCGAAAGACTTCCGGACAAACCGTGATTACCCTGAATTCAACTATTTAAAAGTTGTTATTGTGCAGAAGACGAAATAA
- a CDS encoding ABC transporter ATP-binding protein, whose amino-acid sequence MNIINVSNLKKAYGTNVVLKGLDFQAQEGEVIGVIGKNGAGKSTFLEIIMTIKQYDAGTVFVFDEDIKALSINRMEQVRKQISVVLQPTQFYQTLKVQELLRLFKAYYKSPIDIETIIADFKLQPHRKKYFDKLSGGWKQIVSLAIAFLSQPKLLILDEPTTGLDPHMRNILWTYITDYNEKTGGTVILTTHNMDEIELYCDKVMLIDNGVNEIYDTTEAILASGYKSINEFYLEKVSI is encoded by the coding sequence ATGAATATCATCAACGTTAGCAACTTAAAAAAAGCTTACGGAACAAACGTCGTTTTAAAAGGGTTGGATTTTCAAGCACAAGAAGGTGAAGTAATTGGGGTTATCGGGAAAAACGGGGCGGGCAAATCAACGTTCCTTGAAATTATTATGACCATTAAACAATACGACGCTGGAACAGTCTTCGTTTTCGATGAAGATATTAAAGCACTTTCAATAAACCGGATGGAACAAGTTCGAAAACAAATTTCCGTCGTCCTGCAGCCTACACAGTTCTATCAGACACTGAAAGTACAAGAGTTACTGCGGTTATTTAAAGCCTATTACAAATCCCCAATTGACATCGAAACAATAATTGCTGACTTCAAATTACAGCCGCATCGAAAAAAGTACTTCGATAAACTTTCTGGAGGATGGAAACAGATTGTAAGCTTAGCCATTGCCTTTTTATCACAACCAAAACTTCTAATTTTAGATGAACCGACAACAGGTCTAGATCCGCATATGCGCAATATTCTTTGGACGTATATTACCGATTACAACGAGAAAACAGGCGGTACTGTCATTCTGACAACACATAATATGGATGAAATCGAATTGTACTGCGACAAAGTAATGCTTATAGATAATGGTGTGAATGAAATCTACGATACGACAGAAGCTATTTTGGCATCAGGCTATAAATCCATCAATGAATTTTATCTCGAGAAAGTATCCATATAA
- a CDS encoding nucleotidyltransferase domain-containing protein, which yields MNSRKLQPLEAAKRFITEKFADCQAALLAGSVVRGEETATSDLDIVVFDEKIESAYRESLIEYGWPIEVFVHNFTSYKVFFMEDCERARPSLPRMVSEGIILFDSGVVSLIKEEANELLKKGPEVWSIKTIEMKRYMITDALDDLIGSTNRAEEIFIVNTLADAIHEFFLRTNVQWIGASKWIMRALNQFDKNFARTFVQAFDAFYKTGNKDAIIDLADEVLKPYGGRLFEGYSMGKGDRI from the coding sequence ATGAACAGCAGAAAATTACAGCCATTGGAAGCCGCGAAGAGGTTTATAACGGAAAAGTTCGCGGATTGCCAAGCTGCATTGCTTGCGGGAAGTGTTGTCAGGGGCGAAGAAACAGCAACGTCAGACTTGGATATCGTTGTTTTTGATGAAAAGATAGAATCGGCGTATCGTGAGTCGCTTATAGAGTATGGATGGCCAATCGAAGTGTTCGTTCATAACTTTACGTCTTACAAGGTGTTTTTTATGGAAGACTGTGAAAGGGCTCGACCTTCATTGCCGCGAATGGTGTCTGAAGGAATCATCTTATTCGATTCAGGAGTTGTTTCTTTAATAAAGGAAGAAGCTAATGAACTATTGAAAAAAGGTCCTGAAGTATGGTCGATAAAAACGATAGAAATGAAACGGTATATGATAACGGATGCGCTCGATGATCTGATTGGTTCAACCAATCGTGCGGAAGAAATCTTCATAGTGAATACACTTGCCGATGCCATACATGAATTCTTCTTGCGGACAAATGTTCAATGGATTGGTGCGTCAAAATGGATTATGCGTGCTTTAAATCAATTTGATAAGAACTTTGCGCGAACGTTTGTACAAGCATTCGATGCATTTTATAAAACGGGTAATAAAGATGCAATTATCGATCTTGCAGATGAAGTGTTGAAACCATATGGTGGCAGGCTATTTGAAGGGTATTCAATGGGGAAAGGAGACCGTATATGA
- a CDS encoding NUDIX domain-containing protein, translated as MRNRGSSVIIENNKVAVIKRVRDGQEYYVFPGGGIKNEESPEQAAVRETIEELGVHISIKDSLGTVNYTGIQYFFIAEIIGGTFGIGVLMSRCGSN; from the coding sequence ATGAGAAATAGGGGTTCTTCCGTTATCATCGAGAACAATAAAGTTGCTGTAATTAAAAGAGTTAGGGATGGACAAGAGTATTATGTTTTTCCAGGCGGTGGGATTAAAAACGAGGAAAGTCCCGAACAAGCCGCAGTTAGAGAAACGATTGAAGAATTAGGCGTTCACATTAGCATTAAAGATAGCCTTGGAACAGTTAATTATACTGGTATACAGTACTTTTTCATTGCTGAAATTATTGGGGGGACATTCGGAATAGGGGTACTTATGAGCCGATGTGGATCGAATTAG
- a CDS encoding MerR family transcriptional regulator encodes MKVKEVSQLTGVSVRTLHHYDDIGLLTPDCTTEAGYRLYSDDNLATLQQILFFRELGFSLKKIKELLTSPAFSRQEAFEMQRKMLHEKRKQLDSMIKTIEKTIQHGKGELVMTNEEKFKGFDFSKNPYEQEAKARWGDKAVDASKKKVAQFGPEIQEEMNRIYFNLAELRNTSPSSDEAQEAIGDWFNMLNTNFGTYSLEAFKGLGEMYVADERFTKNIDQFGDGLALFMRDAMAVYVEKGK; translated from the coding sequence ATGAAAGTGAAAGAAGTATCGCAGTTGACCGGTGTTAGTGTGCGCACACTCCATCATTATGATGACATCGGTTTGTTAACGCCGGATTGTACGACAGAAGCAGGGTACCGGCTTTATTCGGACGATAATTTGGCGACGTTGCAGCAAATTCTGTTCTTTCGTGAACTTGGCTTCTCTTTGAAAAAAATCAAAGAACTGCTTACGAGTCCTGCATTTAGTCGGCAGGAAGCTTTTGAAATGCAGCGTAAAATGCTCCATGAAAAGCGCAAGCAGCTTGATAGTATGATCAAAACGATTGAGAAGACAATTCAACATGGAAAAGGGGAATTAGTAATGACAAACGAAGAGAAATTTAAAGGGTTCGATTTCAGCAAGAACCCATATGAACAAGAGGCGAAAGCGCGTTGGGGCGATAAAGCGGTAGATGCATCTAAAAAGAAGGTTGCACAGTTCGGACCGGAAATTCAAGAGGAAATGAATCGCATATACTTTAATCTTGCGGAGCTCCGCAATACTTCACCGTCTTCGGACGAAGCGCAAGAAGCAATCGGCGATTGGTTCAATATGCTGAATACTAATTTTGGAACGTACTCGCTTGAGGCCTTTAAAGGACTTGGTGAAATGTATGTTGCGGATGAAAGATTTACGAAGAATATCGACCAGTTTGGAGATGGCCTTGCACTGTTTATGAGGGATGCGATGGCGGTTTATGTCGAAAAGGGAAAATAA
- a CDS encoding helix-turn-helix transcriptional regulator translates to MTKNLRVKAARAAKDMSQKDVAEAIGITRQTMNAIENGEYNPSLKLCIAVCKVLDKSLDELFWEG, encoded by the coding sequence ATGACGAAGAATTTGCGAGTCAAGGCTGCACGGGCAGCTAAGGATATGTCACAAAAGGATGTTGCAGAGGCAATCGGGATTACAAGGCAGACGATGAATGCCATTGAAAATGGTGAATACAATCCTTCCCTGAAATTATGCATTGCCGTATGTAAAGTGTTGGATAAATCATTAGATGAATTATTTTGGGAGGGATGA
- a CDS encoding LytTR family DNA-binding domain-containing protein — MKVSLNIDRDYEETKVTIECPTLDDSVQEILDFIKGQDTEFLVGKDGDMQHILKPAEIHFFHTEKNSVIAVTSAGSFKLKEKLYELEKILPASKFIRLSKSVIANLHELSRFEASFNGTLCVYFKSGTKEYVSRTYVNAIKESLKMNRRKGE, encoded by the coding sequence ATGAAAGTATCATTAAACATTGATCGCGATTATGAAGAAACCAAGGTGACGATTGAATGCCCGACATTGGATGATTCCGTACAAGAAATTCTAGATTTTATCAAAGGGCAAGACACAGAATTCCTCGTCGGAAAAGATGGAGATATGCAACATATTTTAAAACCGGCAGAAATCCACTTTTTCCATACAGAAAAAAATAGCGTTATCGCCGTGACTTCTGCTGGCTCATTTAAACTAAAAGAAAAGTTATACGAACTTGAAAAAATTCTTCCGGCGAGTAAATTCATTAGGCTCTCTAAATCTGTCATTGCAAATCTACATGAATTAAGCCGCTTCGAAGCGTCGTTTAATGGAACACTTTGTGTGTATTTTAAATCAGGTACAAAAGAATACGTCTCTCGAACATACGTCAATGCCATTAAAGAATCCTTGAAAATGAATAGGAGGAAAGGCGAATGA
- a CDS encoding DUF2339 domain-containing protein, which translates to MKLDEELKVILQRVSDLEGEVSTLKRQLAEMKTPPSPVTEKVEKVHLASIMARLPEQPVREEVPIQQKIRKEFDLEKALSNWLPRIFMFILLLGVLWGLKVGMDNGFITNPVRVGMGYTGTILLYFLGTHYYNGGKKGFGLTLLGGFIGLGILTTFAAHLLYGYLNFTIAFVIGVAYIIAGLLLSRKTKSETLTIFSGIAGFLLPFLLEGEGATSIQFCAYILLLFLSLFYVSLSQKYKYTFYVMFSLFHLTLFVYALLESAFAEESILVATVLIQHSVILLFYLKGRISRDVFSEALLYSNFVLTIGWIKLLDHMQEVTVYGLLALLYSVLAVYSFWKKESALRGILSAVAVFAVTVFILAFDMDDTRVILILLLVNGAIGIWVGLRFNTLRTIVTGSVIYLFTVPAVLTTMQINAFWSMENAVWLVFIGSFSWIFYTLYRFTPSRLLGKTKSIDKSLIVGQLLVLVYIFKLTKLGLANTYVSFDTANHVQAFVLLMVLSAMYFFHKWSKGLYLTHGAVILFLIAGMIVLLTGLGSYYKHGEFLFNFFVQFAFVAAFTAVVWAIVKDRFYLSSKELKWETPQLAIVLQIIYFIVLNKWYLAFTTAYEWDLEYVLFAHTFLLFAFAFVSISIGGKMNWKYVKIIGAVLIIICVLKLFLVDLSSISILVRAILFTIVGVVGLVYSRTLLKED; encoded by the coding sequence ATGAAGTTGGATGAAGAACTGAAGGTTATTTTGCAACGGGTGTCTGATCTAGAAGGGGAAGTAAGCACGTTGAAGCGGCAATTGGCTGAAATGAAAACCCCTCCAAGCCCTGTTACGGAGAAAGTGGAAAAAGTTCATTTAGCCTCGATAATGGCACGTTTGCCTGAGCAACCAGTTCGGGAAGAAGTTCCGATTCAGCAGAAAATAAGGAAAGAATTCGATCTTGAGAAAGCGTTAAGCAACTGGCTTCCGCGAATATTTATGTTTATTCTACTACTTGGAGTTTTATGGGGATTGAAAGTTGGAATGGATAATGGATTTATCACCAATCCAGTACGAGTTGGAATGGGCTACACAGGAACAATTTTGCTCTATTTTCTTGGGACGCATTACTACAATGGTGGAAAAAAAGGGTTTGGTCTAACATTACTTGGCGGTTTTATCGGACTCGGAATTTTGACGACATTCGCGGCACATCTTTTATATGGCTATCTGAATTTCACGATTGCATTTGTGATAGGCGTGGCTTATATTATCGCAGGGTTGTTGTTATCGAGAAAAACAAAATCGGAAACGTTGACGATATTTTCTGGGATTGCAGGATTTTTACTTCCTTTTTTATTAGAAGGAGAAGGAGCAACTTCCATTCAATTCTGTGCGTACATCCTGTTGTTATTTTTATCACTGTTTTATGTGTCACTCAGTCAAAAGTATAAGTATACGTTCTACGTCATGTTTTCACTATTCCATTTAACGTTGTTCGTTTATGCACTTCTCGAGAGTGCGTTTGCGGAAGAATCGATACTTGTTGCGACGGTGTTAATTCAGCATAGTGTGATTTTATTGTTTTACTTAAAAGGTCGAATTTCAAGGGATGTATTTTCAGAAGCACTTCTCTACTCGAATTTTGTCTTAACAATCGGCTGGATAAAACTACTTGACCATATGCAGGAAGTGACTGTTTACGGCTTGTTGGCGCTGTTGTATAGTGTGCTTGCGGTATATTCATTTTGGAAGAAAGAAAGCGCGCTACGAGGTATTTTGTCTGCTGTAGCCGTATTTGCAGTCACTGTATTCATCCTGGCCTTTGACATGGATGATACTCGGGTTATTCTAATATTGCTTCTAGTGAATGGGGCAATTGGAATTTGGGTAGGTTTGCGCTTCAACACACTTAGGACGATTGTGACCGGTTCAGTAATTTACTTATTTACGGTTCCAGCAGTCCTAACTACAATGCAAATAAATGCATTTTGGTCCATGGAGAATGCGGTGTGGCTTGTCTTTATTGGTTCATTCAGTTGGATATTTTACACGCTTTACCGATTTACGCCTTCTCGTTTATTGGGGAAAACGAAGTCAATTGACAAAAGTTTGATCGTTGGTCAACTACTTGTTCTTGTCTATATTTTTAAATTAACAAAGCTAGGGCTTGCGAATACTTATGTATCGTTTGACACAGCTAATCATGTTCAGGCGTTTGTATTATTAATGGTACTTAGTGCTATGTATTTCTTCCACAAGTGGAGTAAAGGACTGTACTTGACGCATGGGGCAGTTATTCTGTTTCTGATAGCAGGTATGATAGTGCTGCTGACGGGCTTGGGTTCATATTATAAACACGGCGAGTTTTTATTTAATTTCTTTGTGCAATTTGCTTTTGTGGCCGCTTTTACGGCTGTAGTGTGGGCGATTGTAAAAGACCGTTTCTATCTTTCGAGCAAAGAGCTGAAGTGGGAGACACCGCAACTGGCGATTGTACTGCAAATTATCTATTTCATTGTCCTAAATAAATGGTACTTAGCCTTCACGACAGCTTATGAATGGGATTTGGAATATGTGTTGTTTGCGCATACGTTCTTGCTGTTTGCTTTTGCGTTTGTGTCCATCAGTATCGGCGGGAAAATGAATTGGAAGTATGTCAAAATTATCGGAGCGGTGCTCATTATCATTTGTGTGCTGAAGCTCTTCCTCGTCGACTTATCAAGCATTTCTATTCTTGTTAGGGCAATATTGTTCACTATCGTTGGTGTTGTCGGCCTGGTATATTCACGGACCTTGTTGAAGGAGGACTGA
- a CDS encoding VanW family protein gives MNSLQPKKRSKLRIFFGKKVYRLRRYSEWYMDGKKYATRRSMEKLNHVIFKHRTPLLRKLKDVEMELQTNKITNLKIAAKRLNGIMLQPGETFSYWRLIGSTTKRKGYVDGMILHYGQVTKGVGGGLCQLSNLIYWMTLHTPLAITERYRHSYDVFPDSKRKQPFGSGATCAYNYLDLQIKNETNEPYQLLIYLTDTSLVGEWRAPMAANRTYRVYEKDHSFTRESWGGYVRHNTIYREAYNLNGELIDDEFITENHAITMYEPFLTYEK, from the coding sequence ATGAATTCATTGCAACCAAAAAAGCGCAGCAAGTTGCGAATATTCTTCGGGAAGAAAGTGTACCGATTGAGGCGGTATTCGGAGTGGTACATGGACGGAAAAAAGTATGCAACAAGGCGGTCAATGGAGAAATTAAACCATGTCATCTTCAAACATCGAACGCCGTTGCTCCGCAAATTGAAAGATGTAGAGATGGAATTGCAAACAAACAAAATTACGAATTTGAAAATAGCAGCAAAACGATTGAACGGAATTATGCTCCAGCCTGGAGAGACATTTTCCTATTGGCGCTTGATAGGCAGTACGACGAAGCGAAAAGGTTACGTTGACGGAATGATTTTGCATTACGGGCAAGTGACGAAAGGCGTTGGAGGCGGTTTGTGTCAGTTGTCGAACCTGATTTACTGGATGACACTTCACACACCGCTCGCGATTACTGAGCGATACCGTCATAGTTATGACGTATTCCCAGATTCGAAACGGAAACAGCCATTCGGAAGTGGTGCAACATGCGCTTATAACTATCTAGATTTACAAATAAAGAACGAAACGAACGAGCCATATCAGCTCCTCATTTATTTGACTGACACATCGCTTGTTGGTGAATGGCGTGCGCCTATGGCTGCGAATCGAACGTATAGAGTATACGAAAAAGACCACAGTTTCACGCGTGAATCATGGGGTGGTTATGTGCGCCATAATACAATCTATAGGGAAGCTTACAACCTGAATGGTGAACTTATCGATGACGAATTCATCACAGAAAACCACGCGATCACGATGTATGAGCCATTTTTGACATATGAGAAGTGA
- a CDS encoding DUF3977 family protein gives MKFVELGFGNTWLLRTETELEDGTEFEEKGIIGPLKFHSIYIRVWIFKTVFILDIREGFKRVKKSRNKFKLIFGVVSK, from the coding sequence ATGAAATTCGTTGAGCTTGGTTTTGGGAACACGTGGTTGTTGAGGACGGAAACAGAGTTAGAAGATGGTACTGAATTCGAAGAAAAAGGTATCATCGGTCCGCTAAAATTTCATTCAATATATATAAGAGTGTGGATATTTAAAACTGTTTTCATATTGGATATAAGAGAGGGTTTTAAAAGGGTGAAAAAGAGCCGCAACAAATTTAAATTGATTTTTGGTGTGGTTAGTAAATGA
- a CDS encoding LysE/ArgO family amino acid transporter yields MTEAILHGIILAFGLIVPLGVQNVFVFNQGALQPTFMRALPVVVTAGICDTILIVAAVSGVSLLVLTFAWLENIIFSIGILFLLYIGFVLWKSDAMSTKVDGERFSTKKQIIFAASVSLLNPHAILDTIGVIGSSSLNYEGDVRIAFTLTTIIVSWLWFIGLATGGRYFGKLDSSGKLMALLNKVSALVVWGVAVYMAIRLIKNMM; encoded by the coding sequence GTGACTGAGGCGATTTTACATGGAATTATTCTGGCATTTGGACTTATTGTGCCATTAGGTGTCCAAAATGTGTTTGTTTTTAATCAGGGGGCATTGCAGCCGACATTCATGAGAGCCCTACCTGTAGTCGTGACCGCAGGTATTTGTGACACAATCTTGATTGTTGCGGCGGTGTCGGGCGTATCACTTCTTGTCCTAACGTTTGCCTGGTTGGAAAATATTATCTTCAGTATTGGTATTCTCTTTTTACTCTATATCGGTTTTGTCTTATGGAAAAGTGATGCGATGTCGACGAAGGTGGATGGAGAGAGATTTTCTACAAAAAAGCAAATCATCTTTGCAGCATCGGTTTCTTTATTAAACCCTCATGCAATCCTCGATACGATTGGAGTTATCGGGTCAAGCTCACTCAATTACGAGGGGGACGTAAGAATTGCATTTACGCTGACGACAATCATCGTTTCATGGCTTTGGTTTATAGGGCTTGCAACGGGCGGACGCTATTTCGGAAAGTTGGATTCGAGTGGGAAACTAATGGCGCTGCTGAATAAAGTATCCGCTTTAGTCGTTTGGGGAGTTGCTGTGTATATGGCAATCAGACTTATCAAGAATATGATGTAA
- a CDS encoding DUF3021 domain-containing protein gives MKTFLYRSFIGILFGAFIAVILTNSVVLFSGKDMLDGQLFLKNSLGSIFCGWFFTVTPLFFENTSLRLSQQTALHFVTVVILYFILAFGIGWVPFTVKSFLLVFGMFVVCYSIFWTSFYLYFRGQAKKLNAELQEL, from the coding sequence ATGAAAACCTTTTTATATAGAAGCTTCATCGGTATTCTTTTCGGTGCATTTATTGCAGTCATATTGACGAATTCAGTTGTGCTATTCAGCGGTAAAGATATGCTAGACGGACAATTATTCTTAAAAAACTCACTCGGTTCCATCTTCTGTGGTTGGTTTTTCACAGTCACACCGCTCTTTTTTGAAAATACGTCTTTACGTTTGTCCCAACAGACCGCATTACATTTCGTTACGGTAGTTATCCTTTACTTCATCCTAGCGTTCGGAATCGGTTGGGTTCCGTTTACTGTGAAAAGCTTTTTACTCGTATTCGGAATGTTCGTTGTCTGCTATTCCATATTTTGGACTTCCTTCTATCTGTATTTCAGAGGGCAGGCGAAGAAGTTGAATGCGGAACTCCAGGAGCTTTGA
- a CDS encoding GNAT family N-acetyltransferase, with the protein MLFQKGNLLIRELEWKDKYLLSKWLSDPEILQYYEGRDNPFDVKKVKQKFFDEEADTTRCIIEFNEGPIGYVQFYKIDEAERRNYGYGDSSEIIYGMDQFIGESTYWNKGVGTQLVRAIVAYLIQEKGTERIVMDPQTWNERAIRCYEKCGFEKVKLLPKNELHEGEYRDCWLIEHISKAVVDV; encoded by the coding sequence ATGCTGTTTCAAAAAGGAAATCTACTCATCCGCGAATTGGAATGGAAGGATAAATACCTCCTTTCCAAATGGCTTTCAGATCCAGAAATTTTGCAGTATTACGAAGGGCGGGATAATCCGTTTGATGTGAAGAAAGTGAAACAGAAGTTTTTCGATGAAGAAGCCGATACAACACGCTGCATAATCGAATTCAATGAGGGACCAATTGGCTATGTTCAGTTTTATAAAATTGATGAAGCTGAAAGACGAAACTACGGCTATGGTGATTCATCAGAAATAATCTACGGGATGGATCAGTTCATCGGTGAATCGACTTATTGGAATAAAGGTGTCGGGACACAGCTTGTCCGTGCGATTGTGGCTTATTTAATTCAAGAAAAAGGCACAGAACGGATTGTGATGGACCCGCAAACGTGGAATGAACGAGCCATTCGTTGTTATGAAAAATGCGGGTTTGAAAAAGTGAAATTGCTCCCGAAAAATGAATTGCATGAAGGGGAATACAGGGATTGTTGGTTGATTGAGCATATCTCCAAAGCAGTTGTGGATGTATGA
- a CDS encoding ABC transporter permease, which yields MLATQLKYDLLMFSRELFYLVFTIVVPPVTYIFMGQLFGDQTYAGNLSYAQTYTPSYILLITFTTVFFAFGFDQVTHRTTGVEKRIRLSPVSKNILLLSSIIRSIIITSFGYLFVYAIGMLLYDLQFHVLNFILAYGFFIALNAALLVIASAIYSFFNEMKSALVFSIVIFQVVIFTGGFAFPINMMPKFIQVIAEFNPLYHMNNLFIAVWNEQLTFDNSTLISIVYISCLVIVALFVLHISTKRRI from the coding sequence ATGTTAGCGACTCAGTTAAAATACGACTTACTCATGTTTTCAAGAGAATTATTTTACTTAGTTTTCACGATTGTGGTACCGCCTGTTACGTACATTTTCATGGGGCAATTGTTCGGAGATCAAACCTACGCGGGTAACTTAAGTTATGCACAAACATATACACCCTCGTATATTTTACTTATCACGTTCACCACTGTATTTTTCGCTTTCGGGTTCGACCAGGTGACGCATCGTACGACGGGTGTCGAAAAACGAATTAGACTTTCTCCCGTTTCTAAAAATATACTTCTGCTATCCAGTATTATCCGCTCCATTATCATTACAAGTTTTGGCTACCTGTTCGTTTATGCGATTGGTATGCTCTTGTATGATTTGCAGTTTCATGTACTGAATTTCATCTTGGCCTATGGATTTTTCATCGCACTCAATGCTGCTCTGCTCGTTATCGCATCTGCCATCTACTCTTTTTTCAACGAGATGAAAAGTGCATTAGTGTTCTCCATCGTTATTTTCCAAGTCGTTATCTTTACAGGTGGCTTTGCATTTCCAATCAATATGATGCCGAAATTTATACAAGTTATCGCCGAATTTAATCCGCTCTATCATATGAATAATTTGTTCATTGCTGTTTGGAATGAACAGCTTACTTTTGACAACAGCACGCTTATATCCATCGTCTATATTTCTTGTTTAGTGATTGTCGCATTGTTCGTTCTCCATATTTCTACTAAAAGACGTATTTGA
- a CDS encoding GrpB family protein, which translates to MLGLNKDVVKLVEHTNNWKKLFKVEKDLLNSLVGEHVVDIQHIGSTAIAGIAAKPLLDILVGVKSMGDAQKFDKHKLKEANIYHLGRVQIEGKEVFAKFSNLENLTKTHVLHVVEYGGDWWQKHIFFRDYLNDHPEVAKQYEVLKKEMAEAFPTNERSYAEGKKGFVDRIVLQQEGKIDEIR; encoded by the coding sequence ATGTTAGGTTTAAATAAAGACGTAGTGAAATTAGTGGAGCACACGAATAACTGGAAAAAACTTTTCAAGGTGGAAAAAGATCTATTGAACTCGTTGGTAGGGGAGCATGTAGTAGATATCCAACATATCGGTAGCACCGCAATTGCCGGAATTGCCGCAAAGCCACTTCTCGATATACTCGTGGGCGTTAAGTCGATGGGAGACGCGCAGAAATTTGATAAGCACAAGTTGAAAGAGGCGAACATTTACCATTTAGGACGTGTTCAGATCGAAGGGAAAGAAGTGTTTGCCAAGTTCTCAAATTTGGAGAACTTAACGAAGACACATGTCCTTCATGTTGTAGAATATGGTGGGGACTGGTGGCAAAAGCACATATTTTTCCGAGATTATTTAAATGACCATCCCGAAGTCGCAAAACAATATGAAGTACTGAAGAAGGAAATGGCGGAAGCGTTTCCTACTAATGAGCGTTCCTATGCAGAGGGTAAAAAGGGTTTTGTAGATAGGATAGTACTTCAGCAAGAAGGAAAGATTGATGAAATTCGTTGA